TAATATCCATGCCACCAATCGACATTCCATAAGGCAAATTATCAGTGCTGCTGACAACAGATTGGTCATATTTGCGAATCCATTCAGACGGGTCCCAAGCTGTATTATGTGCTAAGTGCAGCGTAATTTGGTTGTTAGGATTTTCATAATCTGCCAAAAAGTGGGCTGCACCTCGCGGAATTACCACTTTCTTTGCCTTAACAGCCGAGTTTTGGGTATCGAGGTCAGAACGGCGCACAATATATATAGTGGTGTCAGGCGTTTCTGGATAGTCAAGATATTTTCTCAGCAGATTTTCTATTTGCGGATGCTTTGGCAAAGGACTCGTCAGCAGTTGCTCTGGGCCTAGTTTGAAAACTGTGTCCATCAGCACTACATAATCTTGAGTGACTGCTATTTGGTGCATACTTTGCTTAATTTTCACCGGAGTAGTGCTTTTTCCCTCATCTAGCACAACTTCCCATTTCTGCAATTCACTTTCACCATCCCAGCAAATTAAGTAGACAAAATCCTCCATCTTTCTTGCTGCTGGCAGCAGGATTTGTGCTAGCTTTACAAGGTTGAGTATTTCCAGGCAAAGTTCGTGAAAATTCTCAATTCCTTTCTCTAGCTCATATTTGAGAACTTGAATTAATTCATTCCAGATGTTTTCAAATCTTTGGGGAACATCCTTTTCTAGTAACAGAAGTTGCAGCAGTTCTCGAAAAATCTCAACAAACTCTTCTATCTCTTTCTCTAATTGTTGGTTTAAAAGGAGTTTCAGCACTAGTTTACAAAAATCATGAAAGATTTCTTCTCCCAACGGCAGCTTTGATTTCGTCTCCACAAGCAGTTGAGTAGGTTGGGAAACTTTCGTCAGTCGGTCTTCTACAGCTTTCAAAAAATCTTCAAATTCTTGCAAAGGTTTTTCTATATCGTTAAAGAGTAGGGGAGATAAGGCAGTAGCAATTGACTTACCATAATTAACGGCGAATAGCTTTTGCGTGTTGGTGTCGAAGAAAGGGTGAGCGGCGGTTGTAACAATTCCAAAGGGAAGCGGTAGTTCAATTTGTTCGCGCCACTCTGAATTTTTGCCTACAGGCGTAACAACTTCCAGAGTTTTGGGATCAATTTCATAGGGTCTTCCAGCATCCCAAGTAATTAACAAACGCTCATTTTGTCCGGGAAATTGCATGGGTAAGAATGCTGTATTTACCTCATTGCGAAAGCCGAGTGATGTTGACAACCGAGCCAGACCGTGATTATTAAACCTAAGCTCCTCATATTCCGTTCCAGGTACGCTGGCTTTGTCAGCATAAAAGCATGGTGTTTTCGCAATTCTTGTGGTCAACCGCACTTTTCTCTCTTCTTGAACTTTGTCAAAGTCGAGGCGGTAAATCATAGCATCGCCATTGAACAGTGGCGTACCGTCGCTGGATGGGTGGATTTGAAAAGTGCCGGGAACAGGTTTGCTGTCAACAGAACCCGCTGGCCCAATAATGAAGGCGTAGCCGTACAGTTCTGGTAGCTCTCCTTCAATTGTCAGTTCCAGGTAACTCAACTCTTCCCGGCTGACTGTGAGAACTGATTTTGGGAAGGGTGCGGACAGAGATTCCGGTGTGTAATTATTGGTCATTGCTTTAGTTTTAAGTTGCTTCGTTTATATAGTTCCCAAATCAACCATCAAATCACCTACCTCTTTTTGAGGCGTGGAGAACTCGGTTGGTTTGCAAAATCCAAAATTACTATCGCAGGTATAGCGAAGAAAGGGCATATGCTAGAACAAAAGCGACATAGGCAAAGAGTTAGCCCAGCAGAGCAGCCGCTACACTAACTCCATCGGAAATTTTTTGGCTGCCGCAAAATCTAAAATCGATATAAGCTGTTCTGCAAACAGGATATCCTGATGTATTGGCAGCAACAGCTAGGGAAGAAGCAGTGCTAGACCTTAAGCAGATACGGGAAAATCCACAAGACGTTCAAGAGCGACTGAATCATAAAGGCGCTCATCATGACATAAAGCCGATTTTGCAGCTAGACCAGCAGCAACGGGAACTCGAAGCGAAGCGAAGTCAGCTGCAAGCGCGGGGTAACGAAATTGGTAAATTAGTCGGACAAAAAATTAAATCTGGCAGTGACCCCAATGGCGCAGAAATTCAAACGCTGCGGGAAGAAGGCAACTCTGTCAAAACTCAGATTGCCGAACTAGAACCGCAAGAAAGAGAGCTGAAAGCCATAATAGAAGAACTTTTGTTAGCTCTCCCTAACTTACCCAGTCAGTCCACACCTATTGGTAAAAGTGAAGAAGAGAATGTAGAAGTACGCCGCTGGGGTGATGAATATATGCCCCCAAACTCTAATATTCTGCCTCATGAAGAAATTGGCGAGAAACTGGGGATTCTCAACTTTGAGCGTGCTGTCAAAGTCGCTAAAAGCCGATTTGTAACTTTAATCGGTGCTGGTGCGGCGCTGGAAAGAGCTTTGATTAGCTTTATGCTCGACCGACAAATCGCAGCAGGCTATGTGGAAGTTATTCCACCATTTCTCATCAACAGCGAATCCCTCAAAGCCACAGGTCAGCTGCCCAAATTTGCTGAAGAAAGCTTCAAATGCGACCAAGATGATTTGTGGCTGGCACCCACAGCTGAAGTACCAGTGACGAATCTCTATCGGGATGAAATCTTGGAAGCATCCCAGCTACCCATTTATCACTGTGCTTATACTCCCTGTTTTCGTCGGGAAGCTGGTAGCTATGGGAGAGACACGCGGGGGTTAATTCGACTGCACCAGTTTAATAAAGTTGAGTTGGTGAAATTCGTCCATCCTGATACTTCACCAGCAGAGCATGAATCGCTCGTAAGGGACGCGGAGGCTATTTTGCAGGCGTTGCAGTTGCCTTATCGGGTGATAGAGTTATGCACTGGCGACCTGAGTTTTAGTGCGGCGAAGTGCTACGACTTGGAGGTGTGGTTGCCTTCTGCTGGAAAATACCGCGAGATTTCCAGCTGCTCGAATTTTGAGGATTTTCAGGCGCGACGCGGCAGTATCCGCTTTAGAGAAACTGGGAAGAAGGGAACCCAGTTTGTCCACACCCTAAATGGTTCAGGTTTGGCGATAGGGCGGACAATGGCGGCGATTCTGGAGAACTATCAACAACCGGATGGAATCAGGATACCGCAAGTGCTGCAACCTTATCTGGGACGTGAGGTTCTGTGAAGAGAGGCAGGAGTTATGAGTTATTAATTTCTTACTCCTGACTCCTAGCTTTTGCAGCACCGTAGAATGAAGAAGTATGTAGTTAAGTTGAATAAATATAAGTA
Above is a genomic segment from Funiculus sociatus GB2-C1 containing:
- a CDS encoding carotenoid oxygenase family protein, translated to MTNNYTPESLSAPFPKSVLTVSREELSYLELTIEGELPELYGYAFIIGPAGSVDSKPVPGTFQIHPSSDGTPLFNGDAMIYRLDFDKVQEERKVRLTTRIAKTPCFYADKASVPGTEYEELRFNNHGLARLSTSLGFRNEVNTAFLPMQFPGQNERLLITWDAGRPYEIDPKTLEVVTPVGKNSEWREQIELPLPFGIVTTAAHPFFDTNTQKLFAVNYGKSIATALSPLLFNDIEKPLQEFEDFLKAVEDRLTKVSQPTQLLVETKSKLPLGEEIFHDFCKLVLKLLLNQQLEKEIEEFVEIFRELLQLLLLEKDVPQRFENIWNELIQVLKYELEKGIENFHELCLEILNLVKLAQILLPAARKMEDFVYLICWDGESELQKWEVVLDEGKSTTPVKIKQSMHQIAVTQDYVVLMDTVFKLGPEQLLTSPLPKHPQIENLLRKYLDYPETPDTTIYIVRRSDLDTQNSAVKAKKVVIPRGAAHFLADYENPNNQITLHLAHNTAWDPSEWIRKYDQSVVSSTDNLPYGMSIGGMDINHLGRYVIDGESGKLVESSLLTNFDYTWATAIYAYSGTVPTAQFENIYWNSWGCWKELLSQYAFDTYKDYQYREVSIEKVREVTKQGIPVNLCRVDTKQMKICDTYKFPTGYFGNSAQFVPRRNGDGGSTDGYIVCVVNSGDAKSEIWIFDAADLNRGGQGPLCKLSHPQLNIGMTVHTTWLQNIGNRSSRYNISVCEDYHQRVQDTKSPLIEKLFQEKIYPEFENNSASV
- the serS gene encoding serine--tRNA ligase, producing the protein MLDLKQIRENPQDVQERLNHKGAHHDIKPILQLDQQQRELEAKRSQLQARGNEIGKLVGQKIKSGSDPNGAEIQTLREEGNSVKTQIAELEPQERELKAIIEELLLALPNLPSQSTPIGKSEEENVEVRRWGDEYMPPNSNILPHEEIGEKLGILNFERAVKVAKSRFVTLIGAGAALERALISFMLDRQIAAGYVEVIPPFLINSESLKATGQLPKFAEESFKCDQDDLWLAPTAEVPVTNLYRDEILEASQLPIYHCAYTPCFRREAGSYGRDTRGLIRLHQFNKVELVKFVHPDTSPAEHESLVRDAEAILQALQLPYRVIELCTGDLSFSAAKCYDLEVWLPSAGKYREISSCSNFEDFQARRGSIRFRETGKKGTQFVHTLNGSGLAIGRTMAAILENYQQPDGIRIPQVLQPYLGREVL